CAGTTTTTCccattcttaccctttataatttccttatctctccctcttctttttttacaccctctacctctctccCTCCTTTTCTTGATCCCTCAGTCGTCTtatttatcattctttgctttatttttcaaattttattttgtcacacacaattcaatTTTACAaaggaatgcttaaatttaataaaaacttttaaatcactcaatgcaatcgctttaactttttatTCTGCACTTAACTACGtacgtggcgtatgagtaacttttgctgaaatacaaaatttgtcgcaccatcTCGCGCGTACgagttttgcaaaaaaaaaatctttagaaaatagTAGCAGAAAGTGTTTCGAGTTTTCTTGAGAGGTGCATATTACTTGGCAAACGAAATTTTTCTTGGGCGTTTTTTTGTGTGCCACTTTTCATTTCTTGCGATATGGATACCGCGCCTTAATGGAGAAAAGGCGCCTGTTATTTATATAGGTAAGCAGctatctggcggccaccgtggtgtgatgccaTGAgatgccatgaaaatctctcagtgaaaactcatctgccttgcagatgccgttcggagtcggcataaaacatgtaggtcccgtccggtcaatttgtagggtaaatcaagaggagcacgacgcaaattggaagagaagctcggccttagatctcttcggagattatcacgtcttacatttatttattttatttaagcagCTATCTTAACCTACCTCAACCACATTGTCACGCCAACCCTTGAAAAAGTCCAGACTACGCCCATGTCGAtatttaatatgcctgttaaCATTAgctatatgcatacatatgtcatattgcatttacattatttttttccgAATGTATTTACATTTTCGGTGCATTTTGCCATATTTTAATATCAATATTTAGTATAAATTTGCGGTTTAACCGGTGCGGAATGGGTTTGGGCGATCAGCAGGCGAACATGTTTTCCTATAATTTTGTTCGTGGAAtgcttttgttgtttaatgtactGTTATGGGTGAGTAAGAAAATGCTCGAAAGCCTCTTACCGTTCatttaatacatttttgtttaaatctTAGTTCTCTGGCCTATTGATAATCCTAACCGGTATTTGGATGCAAAccgattttaaatattatttaaaaataagtgACGGTTATACAATTTATGTGCCATATCTCTTGCTCGTGGTGGGTGGCATCCTTGTGTTTGCCGCTTCGCTTGCCTGCTCGTGCATTGTTAGGGTTGATCCTACTATGTTGATTGTCGTaagctataaaaattaatatacacCTAGTGCGAATACAAGGACATTTTATTTGATCAAATTTGGAATTCTTTCATTTTCAGTATGGTGGTTTTCTTATCGCTGCTATGTTCTCATTGATACTACTTTCCATCTACATCTACGATTATAAGGATCATGTAATTGCCGGACTGCCGGTCGGTATTGAGAAAGAAGTGAAACATTACAATGGACTTGGTTCAATAAGCAATGCGAACACAACTCTGATCGATTACGTTCAAAACAAAGTGAGTGtatttaaagggccaattaatggtgacttataagcataaaaccataaccagataaaacaggtgatcgaacctgccttatggaaatcaatgtaatcgattaattgtaccataccataacgctaacgccataaccataccatagccaaccaattggtttttggtttctcgccatatccataaccaaaaaatatttgagttggtgaatttaataacttttcgtAGATttcattcattgttttggatacgttatgacttagaggcttattttttgtggaatatttttgtaattttttgcgttttcttaatttttatgaaaatttcacgatttttaggttacagcaccattaatcgatcacattggagatggttatggatatgggtatggttatgactatggcgttagggttaaggaagtttaattggcccttaagagcCAAATAATGGTGATTTATCCATAcctagataaaacagctgatcgaaccaaccttatggtaaccaatgtaatcgattaaagggccaattaatgatgacttatccataaccaaataaaacagctgatcgaaccaaccttatggaaattaatgtaatcgattaatggtgccatactatAACGCTAAAACCATAATCATATCATGACCAATCAataggtttttggtttctcgccatatccataacctaaaaatatttgagttggtgaatttattaactttttggagattttattcattgttttgtatacatcatgactaagagacttattttttttgaatatgtttgtaattttttgcgttttcttcatttttttgaaattttcacaattttttggtTAAGGCACCACTAATCGATCACATTGAAAATGGTTATGGATATTGgaatggttacgactatggcgttagggttaaggaagtttaattggtcCTTAATggtgccatatccataacctaaaaatatgtgggttggtgaatttaataactttttgtagattttattcattgttttggatacgttttgactaagagacttattttttgtggcatatgtttgtaattttttgcgttttcttaatttttatgaaattttcacgatttttaggttaaggcaccaacaAGTGATgcaaatttgatatggataagtaaaaatatggttatgactatggcggtAGGGTTAAGGAAGTTCAATTGGCCCTTTAATCATGAACATTGTgatttcatacaagtgaaaaatctttctattcctccattgccatacccatgatacaaaaaagtggaggtagttccatttagtgtgacgttaaccacttgacttttgcggggacaatgacaagtACACCAAAAACAacctaccagattgaaaaatgttacgaatttttctaattttgatggatttcatattaacgaatacgactaaattactttcatagttatttaaaaaaaatgaaaaaaaaaaatgcgccccatgccttggaaatattttaatacgaaatatcagcatagaaaagaaggtttttagtaagcttttcgagctcccgaaaattgttttggtggaagacacatggatcgaagtatgcaaagcaagtgaatatagccttcttaagtgtccgtacgtttgctcagaacattttgacaaaacatacacgtttgtcaattgcttgatCAAAGGAGGTTGTTATAAACccacaccgcaatttcttgataaattgacTACAAgttcacattttttatttttttttatttattgtataattgaaacgttgcgctttaggagggaattgttaaaccattttttagggagaacattaccctgtagctctgcaggttagccactagtcaTGAGAGTGTTTTTGCTTGTTCTACCAgtggtcaccttggggcagccccgcctttggaggtacactttttctcaacatgccttgagaaatattcactgtaggggcatgataatagggccatgctagaagaACAggattttcgtgtatttttttttctgtctaggggtcaagctgccataaagatatgagtcattaaccaatgtatgagttaTTATTcactattttttaataaaattgcatgttttactgtattctcaatcgatatatatgcacaaaaatcgtgctaaagtatattattattgtctcagatgaccattgcgttttcatcctaaaggaaatttccatctcgaaaaccacaatttcgccttaaacagtaacggtatggcaacgcttctggcaaaacaacaaacattatgaaacttcaaaaatccccaaatacgtcaaaaaattttgagtggaactaccttcttttttgtatcacggccatacctacctgtcaaataatagctgacagggaggatggctgtcgcgaatggacAGATAATCGACGGAAAACAAGTTCCGGCTCATGACTGTGACAAAGTGAGATTGGCAATATCCGCCGAGCTGTTCAAGCACGGAAGCGGAAAATATAGTCGGATGAGCGCATGCTTCCAAATTGGAAATTACGTGCTCTCTGCCCAACCCAAAAAAGGCGAGCTCGCAAAATGCGCTTATTACCGTTAAATAAGGTTCTAACtagcgtactgtgcgaaagactgaaagTCAACGAATAGATCAGACCTGCTAAATCTgctatcgaccagatcttcacgatgcgccatcatctttttgtcgacttcaaagcaggCTCTGCCATGACAAGCAACACTACCAGCTCCATAAGGATTGcgaagaacctctccgagccattcgaaatcaAAAGACTTCTTTAACCTAATGCTGGAAAACATAATTCGAGCGGCCGAACTAAGCCGTGAGTGCACAGTCACCTTGTCTTCTTCTTTGCATTTGATAAAGAGGCAAAACGTGGGTCTTGCAGTTATTGAGGACAAGACGAAATACTTGCTGTCACCCAAGAAAGAAtgtgggaaccagcattaacagtgcaaacaatatcagcttagaaccgagaataactcttgccaacaagtgctactttgaactgagtaggcgATTGAAAATTATAGTGCTCTCCTGATGAATAAACATGGCGCTCTACAAGTCGCTAATCATACCTGTCCTAATGTATGGCTTAGAATCATGGACGGGGTCGAGAGAAGATAGGATAACTTTTGGAAAGTTCTCCGGAAAATTTATAGACCAGTCCGTGATGGCGACATCGAGTAGCGAATGAGGTGTATGAGCTTTGAgctatgaagatagtgcagcgaataaaagcccaaaggcttcgctgggtAGGTCATGTTACGGGAATGGACGAATATGCTCCGGCCATGAAAATATGTTAAgtgacaccgcagtttggaagcagatgaTAGGAGACCTCCACTAAGTTGCAAGAAATAGGTTTACGAAGACTTGACCTTCCCTGGTGTTcccaattggtgtcagttattgCGAAATAGGATTagttggcgtgacttgttacgaatcGGCCAAAATCACTTAGGCGGTActatattgcaaatttttttgttttgcagtaAATTCATTCAGAGGCACATCTTGGGCAGTAAAAGCCTTCAGCGATCGTTTTTAACTAATATTTTTACCATATCTATTTAGTGGAGATGCGACACTCCAAGATTCTTACGAGTTTACTCATTAGGCGATTAGCCAATTTAACAGTTATAGTCACCAAATCGCGCCagtagcttttatttaatttttttgttgtaattttcaaTGCGGTGGATGTTGTCTCTCATCTCGACCTTGAACCGGTTGTGCCGGAGTCATCTTGTCGATTTCTCATATTAGGTCCAACGGATGCTTAGTGGCAACTCAGAAGACACGACGTTAATGGGGATCAGGAAATATCCGCATATGTAAAAGATGCAGCAAACACAAAAAGGATTTAATTTTGCCTCTATTTTTGGTCCCATGTTCTTTGGCAATATTACAACAACGCTGAAAGTAACCTATGGCTTTACTTGCTTAACCTTTTTAATGACTATTCAAGTATTTGATAAGGAATACAAAGGTCTATTCTCTGATTTAACTTGTGTAAAATTATTGCAGCTTGGATGTTGTGGTGGTAAGAATCATTTAGATTGGCCAAAGGACTCGCTACCGAGCTCTTGTTGTTGGCGAGACGATGCGGCAAAGAACTGTACAAAAACTGCATCAGGCTCAATGCATGAAGGGGTAAGTTGACTGAATTATGACATATTACTTAGCACGATAGACGTTTTTTGACCATAACGTGGTTATTGACCTCTCTATTCCTTCTGGgatttaaacataaaccaaacTTCCTATTGATCTCTTACCTTTTCCACCATGAACCCAGTTGACTTTATAGCTCAAAAGCTATAATATCGTGATATCGGGCTGATTTCTGTTAAAAAGCTTCGTGTAAAGTCATGGTTTCCAAACCGCACATCGCCTGTAAGCTTTGTTCAGTCCAAAAGACCAACTTTCGGATCGGaaaacctttatttatttattcagcatctgcagctgcgacattAGTAGGGTTATGTTTGGGAAAGTTTCTTGCTGAGTCCatgtacactcagaaaaaaatagtcctaaaacgaacgaaactagttcaaaacaagtaatgaaggctaagttcgggtgtagccaaacattacatactcagctgagagctttggagacaaaataagggaaaataaccatgtaagaaaatgaacctagggtaaccctggactgTGCTTGTACGAcattggtatgaaatgaaaggtattaaaaggtatcttaaaagggagtgggatatagttatataggtggacgccttttcgagatatcgccataaaggtggaccagggtgatccagaacatcatctgtcaggtaccgctaatttatttatacatatatgtaatatcacgaacagtattcctggcatgattccaaggcttttgattttgccctgcagaactttttcattttcttctacttaatatggtaggtgtcacacccattttacaaagtttttttctaaagttatattttgcgtcaaaaaaccaatccaatcaccatttttcatcccttttttcgtatttggtatagaattatggcatttttttcatttttcgaaattttcgatattaaaaaagtgggcgtggtcatagtcggatttcgtccatttttattaccaagataaagtgagctcagataagtacgcgaactaagtttaataacgatatatcgatttttcctcaagttatcgtgttaacggccgagcggaaggacggacggtcgactgtgtataaaatctgggcgtggctttaaccgatttcgcccattttcacagaaaacagttatcgtcatagaatctatgccctaccaaattttacaagaattggtaaatttttgttctacttattgcattaaaaatattctagacaaattaaatgaaaaagggcgaagccacgcccattttgaagttttcttttatttttgtattttgttgcaccatatcattactggagatgaatgttgactatttatatactgtaaagatattacattttttgttaaaatttgacttttaaactttttttctttaagtgggcgtgttcgtcatacgATTTTGTAAatgtttatttagcacacatatagtaataggagtaacgttcctgccaaatttcatcatgatatcctcaacgactgccaaattacagtttgcaaaacttctaaattaccttcgtttaaaagtgggcggtgccacgaccattatccaaaattttactaattttctattctgcgttataaggtcaacccacctaccaagttccattgctttatccgtctttggtaatgaattatcgcactttttcggtttttcgaaatttacgatatcgaaaaagtgggcgtggttatattccgatttcgttaattttaaatatcgatctgagatgagttcccagcaacctacataccaagtttcattaagatacctcaaaatttactcaagttatcgtgttaacggacagacggacggacggacggacatggctaaatgactttattttttcgcccagatcattgattgatatatagaagtctatatctatattgattagtttatgccgttacggggtaccgttatgcgaacaaagttaatatactctgtgagctctgctcagctgattataattaagaacattcgttgacaaaagtctgttaagtacgttttttcttaactcgtgaccgctgggcttgttttaagaacagtttttccaagcacagcgttcgtattttatgaccagtttggtattgatgtgtgaaactgctgtgctcatttcaagcactacttgggcttgagttaagatttttcgttctcacgcttcgagaaagaTTTGGTGTCGATTTaatatttttcggtctcaattcaggaacggttcgtgcttgatctttggagggaggggaaagtatttttttcaataggtacccatttattttttattaataatagttttttttgtcataaataaaaaatatttataacaaaaacatttttattaaaattcaaaactttaagaaaaaaatgcagaatatgcagggtatacatgaaaattttacaatcaaatgaaatttttttagtaggtcataaaaaaccttaaaaatcaaagtcgaaaaaagtaaaaaaaatgaaatttcgcaggccgaaaattatttttttcggtatgcgtagtggaactttttttcctgagcccaaatcctatcgaaaaatcgattgcgCGATATCGTTTAATAAATCGTCCCAGTCTAATGACCATACAGTGAACTACGAACTCCTATATTTTGTCAATGAATGAGAAAGGTGATAATGGAACTGGATATGATATTTACTATAACGGAGGTGGTATGGGTCCCCGGAAACAGATGCGTTTATGGGAACTGTGCAGGAGCGAACTGAGCTAGAAGAGTCCAAAAAATATGACCTTATACAATCAGATGAACTCTTTTTCAGACTTTTCAGGGAGGTTGTGTAAGAAAAaagccgttctaaaatccagcaccaccggactcaattcaagctcttcatgttcttacttttttgttctagaaaaacgaacgacctgttcttaaaacaacaaccttgttcttgaactgacaccattttcttgaaaagcgaacggctggtcttaaattatgaacaaatgtGCTATTAATGAtaacgaatgttcttaaattaagttcaagaaaaaaaaacggtacaattcgtgtgcactacaatatTAAATACAACTGACATTTTTGGATCGGACAGGGTATAcctacatatgaaaatttttttagtagctcatgagaaaaaccttaaaaatcaaagtcgaaaaaagtaaaaaaattaatttcgcaggctcgaaaattgtttttttgggtatgcgtagtgtaactttttttcctggttaactttcgtccatacaaatcgacccacactAATGTTCATGGTAGCAGCTatcgttgctgttgttgtggcgataaaaaTACTCCACGAAGTTTTTGGaatgtgttatcgatgttgatggtcatttgctgGTTAtggattcggtacgttccggtagctagcaccattaaggtaaaagCTCGACCACctggggaacgatttaatatgaccactttGAGCATTGTAAGCACAATTTCTTGTTCAGGGATGTCCATTAGATCATGAAACTGTAGAAAAGAGTGAGTGTACTACCGGGGTGTATATCCATCACACTATTTTTATGAGATTGTGTTCAATTTGGAGCTTCAATACTCCTAGACATAGAGCCTTCAGACGGATCAAGCTCATCGCATTTATTTAATTGATTCAAAAGCGTTAGCTATCACTTGCCTACCTGGTTTCACGTACTCAACAGCAtgcctctgtttttttttttttttttttgcgaggtCGATTCGAAGCTGTCTGCCACAACAAAATTGAACGCGAAGTCAAGGATATTTTTGGCGACCATTAAAGGTGCAATTTTACTTGCGTAACCCATGTCGGCCCCCTAAgcagtgatttggaaaacactgcgagtgtatttcttccatgaaaagcttttcagtgaaaactaatctggcttgcagatgacgttcggagtcggcgtaaacatttaggttccgtcccgccaatttatagaaaaaattgaaagcagcacgacgcaaattagaagaggaGCTCAACCTAAGATCTCTTTGGAGTCTATCGCGccatgcatttatttatttatttaacctaTGTCACGTTCCAAGAAAGAGACCCAAACATAGTTCGTTGGGGTATTTCAGCTGAGACTTTTTACTCTGAGAAGTCGCAATCGATCTCACAAATATCTTCAAGTTCGATGAGAGCATCACTACTCTTTCCTTAATGGCGAACAATCACACAATATTTAACTAGGCTTACTTTCCACTTCCCTACTAGAGTTTTACCCACCAAGTCAGTTGGTCACTGGTCTGATCGGTTATCGAAAGTTGCTCAATATCTTAAATCGGCTATTATTTTAAGgatgtttatttttaattaaatttctacATATCCTTTCAGGGTTGCATGCCTAAACTCGTCACTCTGATCAATACAAACCTCTCTAGCATTGGTGTAATGCTTTCCGTACTCGCCTTATTTCCATTATTCGCAATGGTCTTTTCATATTCACTGGCATCCGCTAGTCGAAGAATGGATTATCAAAGTATAAGTTGAgaattgtttaataaatttttttattttttttacatcttTATATTTTCTAcgcattttactttatttttactcTGAATGAACATTAaagacaaacatacataaataactactataaatttaaaaaattttttttaataatcaaataaatagtAAGCTTAATAAACAAAGGCTATTTTTTATAATAGATGACGC
The DNA window shown above is from Eurosta solidaginis isolate ZX-2024a chromosome 2, ASM4086904v1, whole genome shotgun sequence and carries:
- the LOC137239809 gene encoding tetraspanin-6-like, translated to MGLGDQQANMFSYNFVRGMLLLFNVLLWFSGLLIILTGIWMQTDFKYYLKISDGYTIYVPYLLLVVGGILVFAASLACSCIVRVDPTMLIVYGGFLIAAMFSLILLSIYIYDYKDHVIAGLPVGIEKEVKHYNGLGSISNANTTLIDYVQNKLGCCGGKNHLDWPKDSLPSSCCWRDDAAKNCTKTASGSMHEGGCMPKLVTLINTNLSSIGVMLSVLALFPLFAMVFSYSLASASRRMDYQSIS